A region of Homo sapiens chromosome 17, GRCh38.p14 Primary Assembly DNA encodes the following proteins:
- the CYBC1 gene encoding cytochrome b-245 chaperone 1 isoform a (isoform a is encoded by transcript variant 4), with product MYLQVETRTSSRLHLKRAPGIRSWSLLVGILSIGLAAAYYSGDSLGWKLFYVTGCLFVAVQNLEDWEEAIFDKSTGKVVLKTFSLYKKLLTLFRAGHDQVVVLLHDVRDVSVEEEKVRYFGKGYMVVLRLATGFSHPLTQSAVMGHRSDVEAIAKLITSFLELHCLESPTELSQSSDSEAGDPASQS from the exons ATGTACCTGCAGGTGGAGACCCGCACCAGCTCCCGCCTCCATCTGAAGAGGGCTCCAGGCATCCGGTCCTGGTCCCTGCTGGTTG GAATCTTGTCGATTGGCCTGGCTGCTGCCTACTACAGCGGAG ATAGCCTGGGCTGGAAGCTCTTCTACGTCACAGGCTGCCTGTTTGTGGCTGTGCAGAACTTGGAGGACTGGGAG GAAGCCATCTTCGACAAGAGCACAGGGAAGGTTGTTTTGAAGACGTTCAGCCTCTACAAGAAGCTGCTGACTCTTTTCAGAGCTGGCCACGACCAGG TGGTGGTCCTGCTCCATGATGTCCGTGATGTGAGCGTGGAGGAGGAGAAGGTCCGGTACTTCGGGAAAGGCTACATGGTGGTGCTCCGGCTTGCGACGGGCTTCTCCCACCCCCTCACGCAGAGTGCAGTCATGGGCCACCGCAG TGATGTGGAAGCCATCGCCAAGCTCATCACCAGCTTCCTGGAGCTGCACTGCCTTGAGAGCCCCACAGAGCTGTCTCAGAGCAGCGACAGTGAGGCCGGTGACCCTGCAAGCCAGAGCTGA
- the CYBC1 gene encoding cytochrome b-245 chaperone 1 isoform b (isoform b is encoded by transcript variant 3), whose product MYLQVETRTSSRLHLKRAPGIRSWSLLVDSLGWKLFYVTGCLFVAVQNLEDWEEAIFDKSTGKVVLKTFSLYKKLLTLFRAGHDQVVVLLHDVRDVSVEEEKVRYFGKGYMVVLRLATGFSHPLTQSAVMGHRSDVEAIAKLITSFLELHCLESPTELSQSSDSEAGDPASQS is encoded by the exons ATGTACCTGCAGGTGGAGACCCGCACCAGCTCCCGCCTCCATCTGAAGAGGGCTCCAGGCATCCGGTCCTGGTCCCTGCTGGTTG ATAGCCTGGGCTGGAAGCTCTTCTACGTCACAGGCTGCCTGTTTGTGGCTGTGCAGAACTTGGAGGACTGGGAG GAAGCCATCTTCGACAAGAGCACAGGGAAGGTTGTTTTGAAGACGTTCAGCCTCTACAAGAAGCTGCTGACTCTTTTCAGAGCTGGCCACGACCAGG TGGTGGTCCTGCTCCATGATGTCCGTGATGTGAGCGTGGAGGAGGAGAAGGTCCGGTACTTCGGGAAAGGCTACATGGTGGTGCTCCGGCTTGCGACGGGCTTCTCCCACCCCCTCACGCAGAGTGCAGTCATGGGCCACCGCAG TGATGTGGAAGCCATCGCCAAGCTCATCACCAGCTTCCTGGAGCTGCACTGCCTTGAGAGCCCCACAGAGCTGTCTCAGAGCAGCGACAGTGAGGCCGGTGACCCTGCAAGCCAGAGCTGA
- the HEXD gene encoding hexosaminidase D isoform X6, with translation MAETRGERDPQARRPRDGDAAGGFDEDVKAKVENLLGISSLEKTDPVREGAGSFPGSNILALVTQVSLHLRSSVDALLEGNSRPTAALVARGTPLCGFAPGMSLAGSAPTTASGSSSTRSWFSTSSPQRSASWHSGAPSCRSWRLPCSWLSTRMPWRSGWRKTCTPACSGCKLCCRTSARCLPPRCHPPALAGTLLRTPEGRAHARGLLLEAGGALHCQMAWAIRAHVGVVPSGPAVSCPHSVPEGPGQPLGERLENTEGSSTGRPAL, from the exons atggccGAGACGCGCGGAGAGCGGGACCCGCAGGCGCGGCGGCCCAGGGACGGGGACGCGGCCG GAGGATTTGATGAAGATGTTAAAGCGAAAGTGGAGAACCTTCTCGGGATTTCCAGCCTGGAAAAAACGGACCCTGTTAG GGAGGGGGCCGGCTCCTTCCCTGGCAGCAACATCCTTGCCCTTGTCACACAAGTCAGCCTCCATCTGCGCAGCTCTGTGGATGCGCTGCTGGAGGGCAACAG CCGCCCCACGGCTGCCTTGGTAGCCCGCGGCACACCCCTATGTGGATTTGCCCCAGGTATGTCACTGGCTGGTTCAGCCCCTACCACCGCCAGCGGAAGCTCATCCACCCGGTCATGGTTCAGCACATCCAGCCCGCAGCGCTCAG CCTCCTGGCACAGTGGAGCACCCTCgtgcaggagctggaggctgccctGCAGCTGGCTTTCTACCCGGATGCCGTGGAGGAGTGGCTGGAGGAAAACGTGCACCCCAGCCTGCAGCGGCTGCAAGCTCTGCTGCAGGACCTCAGCGAGGTGTCTGCCCCCCCGCTGCCACCCACCAGCCCTGGCAGGGACGTTGCTCAGGACCCCTGAGGGGAGAGCTCATGCCAGGGGGCTCCTGCTGGAGGCTGGGGGGGCTCTGCACTGCCAAATGGCCTGGGCAATACGGGCCCACGTGGGCGTCGTGCCCTCTGGCCCAGCAGTGTCTTGCCCACACTCAGTTCCTGAGGGCCCTGGGCAGCCCCTGGGGGAGAGACTAGAAAACACAGAAGGAAGCAGCACAGGGAGACCCGCTTTGTGA
- the HEXD gene encoding hexosaminidase D isoform X7 has product MGGFDEDVKAKVENLLGISSLEKTDPVREGAGSFPGSNILALVTQVSLHLRSSVDALLEGNSRPTAALVARGTPLCGFAPGMSLAGSAPTTASGSSSTRSWFSTSSPQRSASWHSGAPSCRSWRLPCSWLSTRMPWRSGWRKTCTPACSGCKLCCRTSARCLPPRCHPPALAGTLLRTPEGRAHARGLLLEAGGALHCQMAWAIRAHVGVVPSGPAVSCPHSVPEGPGQPLGERLENTEGSSTGRPAL; this is encoded by the exons ATGG GAGGATTTGATGAAGATGTTAAAGCGAAAGTGGAGAACCTTCTCGGGATTTCCAGCCTGGAAAAAACGGACCCTGTTAG GGAGGGGGCCGGCTCCTTCCCTGGCAGCAACATCCTTGCCCTTGTCACACAAGTCAGCCTCCATCTGCGCAGCTCTGTGGATGCGCTGCTGGAGGGCAACAG CCGCCCCACGGCTGCCTTGGTAGCCCGCGGCACACCCCTATGTGGATTTGCCCCAGGTATGTCACTGGCTGGTTCAGCCCCTACCACCGCCAGCGGAAGCTCATCCACCCGGTCATGGTTCAGCACATCCAGCCCGCAGCGCTCAG CCTCCTGGCACAGTGGAGCACCCTCgtgcaggagctggaggctgccctGCAGCTGGCTTTCTACCCGGATGCCGTGGAGGAGTGGCTGGAGGAAAACGTGCACCCCAGCCTGCAGCGGCTGCAAGCTCTGCTGCAGGACCTCAGCGAGGTGTCTGCCCCCCCGCTGCCACCCACCAGCCCTGGCAGGGACGTTGCTCAGGACCCCTGAGGGGAGAGCTCATGCCAGGGGGCTCCTGCTGGAGGCTGGGGGGGCTCTGCACTGCCAAATGGCCTGGGCAATACGGGCCCACGTGGGCGTCGTGCCCTCTGGCCCAGCAGTGTCTTGCCCACACTCAGTTCCTGAGGGCCCTGGGCAGCCCCTGGGGGAGAGACTAGAAAACACAGAAGGAAGCAGCACAGGGAGACCCGCTTTGTGA